CGCGTTCTGATCCCCCTTCACATACTTGTCGAAGGCCGAGTTCGTGGAGAGGATCGTCCGCTCGAACGAGGCGATCGCCTCGGCAATCCCCTGCAAACTGACATCGGTGCCGAACACCGCGCGGAACTGGTTTCGATAGCCTTGGATCTTGTTCAGTTTCGCGACCACGTTCTCGTGGGTCTCTCCCATTTCGACTGGATTGTGTATGGGACCGATGGCCTGCTCCTCAAGCGAACCGGCCCGGCCGTCCCAGAACTGAACCGGATTGAAGCCGGTGTTCAGGACCGTGGGAGCCTGTCGCCCGCCGATCTTGCCGTCGATGCCGATCGAGGTTTGGCGGGGATCGGCGAATCCTGCCCCGGGGATGTGACAGAAGGCGCAGGGAATCGCGCCGTTCTTGGACAAGCGGCCATCGAAATAAAGCTGCCGGCCCAGTTCGACCTTGGCCTTATAATTCAAGTTGCCGCCCGGAGTCGGCGCGGCATTCGGCAATGGGCCGATGTCCGGAACGGTGATGCTGTCGAGGGTCACCAAGGGCCAACCGGCCTCCCCTAACTCATGCGCGAGGGCGGCCACGCAGGCGATCGCGCCGATCCCAGCGGCGAAGGCCAGCACCGGGACGAGATTGCCCGCACCACTGCGAGGACCTGTGCTCATCGATCCACCTCCATACCAAGCTTTGCTTGAACCGGCGGCTCATCGGGCGAAGCCCCTCTTCATTGACGCCGCCGGAGAACCCCTCACGTGATTGGCTTCCTTCGATCTATGCTTTGCTTGAGCCGGCGCCTCTTTTTCGCTGTATCGAATATGATGGCACCGGAGAAACGCCGTCAGTGATTCTCTTCGCCTTCCTTCTATACCAAGCTTTGCTTGAACCGGCGGCTCATCGGGCGAAGCCCCTCTTCGTTGATGCCGCCGGAGAAAGATCTTCGGTAGTTCTTTTGGCCTTCCTTCTCTTGTCCGACAATGGTCCCTGCACAGCGCAGGTGGACCACGGCCCCTTCGTCACAGACCACGGCCCATGCTTATAAGCGTTTACCTACCAGGGGTCAAGAAGGCGACGGCCGCTGCGACCGCTTGCTTACGACGTGCCCGGCTGGTCGGCGCGATACCAGTCGGCTCTGGTCAAGGGCAGGTCGCTTCGGCCGCCTCGCGGTTTGGACAGGAGGGTTTGATACACATCGAACAGGCCCATGTGAAATCCACGAGCACAGGCCGCCATGTAGAGACGCCAGACTCGATAGGTGCCCTCGCCGACCAGGGTGACGATCCGATCATGCGCCGATTCGAGTCGCCGGACCCAATGCCGGAGGGTCAGGGCGTAGTGTTCCCGAAGACTTTCAACGTCCCGCACATGAAAGCCGGTCCGTTCTGCTTCGCGGGCCGTGACATGCAGCGGAACGAGCTGGCTGTCTGGAAAGACATACTGTTCCATGAAGGCCCCCATGCCCCCCGCATCGCCTTCGCGGCATCCGATCCCGTGATTCAAGAATACGCCCCCATCGCGCAACGCCCGCCAGGCCGCGGCAAAATACTCCGGGAGCTTCTGTTCTCCCACATGTTCGACCATTCCGATGCTGACGACTTTATCGAATGGCCGATCCTCCGGGAGATGCCGATAGTCGCGTACCTCGAT
The DNA window shown above is from Nitrospira tepida and carries:
- a CDS encoding cytochrome-c peroxidase translates to MSTGPRSGAGNLVPVLAFAAGIGAIACVAALAHELGEAGWPLVTLDSITVPDIGPLPNAAPTPGGNLNYKAKVELGRQLYFDGRLSKNGAIPCAFCHIPGAGFADPRQTSIGIDGKIGGRQAPTVLNTGFNPVQFWDGRAGSLEEQAIGPIHNPVEMGETHENVVAKLNKIQGYRNQFRAVFGTDVSLQGIAEAIASFERTILSTNSAFDKYVKGDQNAMSQAAVRGMDLFKGKARCILCHNGPNFTDNQFHNLGVPQVGPLKEDLGRYGVTGLETDRGSFKTPTLRSITETAPYMHDGAFKTLEEVLDFLDKGGGANPNLDPYIKPLGLSPEEKSDLLAFLQALTGEPIKMELPKLPKK